A genomic region of Conger conger chromosome 6, fConCon1.1, whole genome shotgun sequence contains the following coding sequences:
- the gucy1a1 gene encoding guanylate cyclase soluble subunit alpha-1 isoform X1, with protein MFCAKLKELKISGDCPFSVVLQNEEPRQSEECAKPRDTLPISNEVCGSLPEIIPQRKTSRSKVNLHTLGESVCKLVCPEFQRLHTAFLRMMKQHKLDMICPEIVYSDFCQDWSSGNAEDLMEIMKNYSEKSGIQMDALKVSLGVEVFGTCYEEDGHILGVVGGALHDFLNSFNVLLKQSAPQSPGSSAGYVNKASVLCLDKDPGLLTVYYFNPHPATELFFPGIIKAAALVLYKTHVEVVMEPSCSKDSGLQARGQPHLLYSVEVADPRRLTPSPMKSQSAVDIPMSLFYTTFPFHLLLDQDMSLLQIGDGLRRRLNRKDVQRRPLFEEHFLILSPQIASTFQGILTMLNTQFILRIKQAVNSGDGTAKLMDLKGQMIFISESNSILFLGSPCVDKLEELTGRGLYLSDIPIHNALRDVVLVGEQAKAQDGLKKRLGKAKAALEQAHQALEEEKQKTVDLLFTIFPGAVARQLWQGQHVRAKKFENVTMLFSDIVGFTAVCSLCTPMQVVTMLSELYTRFDHHCGELDIYKVETIGDAYCVAGGLHKESQTHATQIALMALKMMEHSDRVRTPAGEPIKMRIGLHSGSVLAGVVGVKMPRYCLFGNNVTLANKFESCSLPGKINISPTTYRLLKGHPEFSFIPRTRQDLPPNFPSDIPGVCYFLEAFDQQTNEAIKD; from the exons ATGTTTTGCGCAAAACTGAAGGAACTAAAAATTAGCGGGGACTGTCCATTTTCTGTGGTGCTGCAAAATGAAGAACCGAGACAGTCTGAGGAATGTGCAAAACCCCGGGACACACTGCCAATATCAAATGAGGTGTGTGGTTCTCTACCGGAGATCATACCTCAGCGAAAGACAAGCAGAAGCAAAGTTAATCTACATACATTAGGAGAAAGCGTCTGCAAATTAGTATGTCCGGAG TTTCAGCGGCTGCACACTGCTTTCCTAAGAAtgatgaaacaacataaattagACATGATATG TCCTGAAATAGTTTATTCAGACTTTTGTCAAGACTGGAGCTCTGGAAATGCAGAAGACTTAATGGAGATCATGAAGAATTATTCAGAAAAATCAG GCATACAGATGGACGCCCTGAAAGTGTCACTCGGGGTTGAGGTATTCGGAACATGCTACGAGGAGGACGGACATATTTTGGGCGTAGTGGGGGGAGCGCTGCACGACTTCCTCAACAGCTTCAACGTGCTGCTGAAGCAGAGCGCGCCGCAGAGCCCGGGCAGCAGCGCCGGTTACGTAAACAAAGCTTCGGTTCTGTGCCTGGACAAAGACCCGGGCCTCCTGACGGTTTACTACTTCAACCCTCACCCGGCAACCGAGCTCTTCTTCCCGGGAATAATCAAAGCGGCCGCCCTGGTGCTGTACAAGACGCACGTGGAGGTGGTGATGGAGCCATCTTGCAGCAAGGACAGCGGTCTGCAGGCCCGGGGCCAGCCCCACCTGCTGTACTCGGTGGAGGTGGCGGATCCCCGGAGGCTGACCCCCAGCCCCATGAAGAGCCAGTCTGCGGTGGACATACCCATGTCCCTCTTTTACACCACCTTCCCCTTCCACCTGCTCCTGGACCAGGACATGAGCCTGCTGCAGATCGGCGACGGCCTGCGGAGGCGCTTGAACCGCAAGGACGTCCAGAGGCGACCGCTCTTCGAGGAGCACTTCCTGATCCTGTCCCCACAAATCGCCAGCACCTTTCAAGGGATCTTAACCATGCTGAACACTCAGTTCATCTTACGAATAAAGCAGGCGGTTAATTCTGGCGATGGAACTGCTAAG CTCATGGACCTGAAAGGCCAGATGATCTTCATTTCTGAGTCAAACAGCATCCTGTTCCTGGGCTCGCCGTGCGTGGACAAGCTGGAGGAGCTGACCGGCCGGGGGCTGTACCTCTCCGACATCCCCATCCACAACGCTCTGCGCGACGTGGTCCTGGTGGGCGAGCAGGCCAAGGCCCAGGACGGGCTGAAGAAGAGGCTGGGAAAGGCTAAAGCCGCCCTGGAGCAGGCCCACCAGgccctggaggaggagaagcagaAGACCGTGGACCTGCTCTTCACCATCTTCCCTGGGGCTGTCGCCCGGCAGCTCTGGCAGGGGCAGCACGTCCGGGCGAAGAAGTTTGAGAACGTGACCATGCTGTTCTCAGACATCGTGGGCTTCACGGCCGTCTGCTCCCTGTGCACCCCCATGCAGGTGGTCACCATGCTGAGTGAGCTCTACACCAGGTTTGACCACCACTGTGGAGAGCTGGACATATACAAG GTGGAGACGATCGGGGACGCTTACTGCGTGGCCGGCGGGCTGCACAAGGAGAGCCAGACTCACGCCACGCAGATCGCTCTGATGGCCCTGAAGATGATGGAGCACTCCGACAGGGTCAGGACCCCCGCGGGGGAGCCAATCAAG atgcGAATTGGactccattctggctctgtcCTTGCTGGTGTGGTGGGGGTCAAAATGCCTCGTTACTGCCTCTTTGGGAACAACGTCACCCTGGCTAACAAGTTTGAGTCCTGCAGCCTTCCAGGAAAAATCAATATTAGCCCAACCACATACAG actgcTGAAAGGTCATCCAGAGTTCAGCTTCATTCCCAGGACCAGACAGGATCTGCCTCCGAACTTCCCTTCAGACATTCCTGGTGTTTGTTACTTCTTGGAAGCTTTTGATCAACAAACCAATGAGGCTATAAAAGACTAA
- the gucy1a1 gene encoding guanylate cyclase soluble subunit alpha-1 isoform X2 codes for MMKQHKLDMICPEIVYSDFCQDWSSGNAEDLMEIMKNYSEKSGIQMDALKVSLGVEVFGTCYEEDGHILGVVGGALHDFLNSFNVLLKQSAPQSPGSSAGYVNKASVLCLDKDPGLLTVYYFNPHPATELFFPGIIKAAALVLYKTHVEVVMEPSCSKDSGLQARGQPHLLYSVEVADPRRLTPSPMKSQSAVDIPMSLFYTTFPFHLLLDQDMSLLQIGDGLRRRLNRKDVQRRPLFEEHFLILSPQIASTFQGILTMLNTQFILRIKQAVNSGDGTAKLMDLKGQMIFISESNSILFLGSPCVDKLEELTGRGLYLSDIPIHNALRDVVLVGEQAKAQDGLKKRLGKAKAALEQAHQALEEEKQKTVDLLFTIFPGAVARQLWQGQHVRAKKFENVTMLFSDIVGFTAVCSLCTPMQVVTMLSELYTRFDHHCGELDIYKVETIGDAYCVAGGLHKESQTHATQIALMALKMMEHSDRVRTPAGEPIKMRIGLHSGSVLAGVVGVKMPRYCLFGNNVTLANKFESCSLPGKINISPTTYRLLKGHPEFSFIPRTRQDLPPNFPSDIPGVCYFLEAFDQQTNEAIKD; via the exons AtgatgaaacaacataaattagACATGATATG TCCTGAAATAGTTTATTCAGACTTTTGTCAAGACTGGAGCTCTGGAAATGCAGAAGACTTAATGGAGATCATGAAGAATTATTCAGAAAAATCAG GCATACAGATGGACGCCCTGAAAGTGTCACTCGGGGTTGAGGTATTCGGAACATGCTACGAGGAGGACGGACATATTTTGGGCGTAGTGGGGGGAGCGCTGCACGACTTCCTCAACAGCTTCAACGTGCTGCTGAAGCAGAGCGCGCCGCAGAGCCCGGGCAGCAGCGCCGGTTACGTAAACAAAGCTTCGGTTCTGTGCCTGGACAAAGACCCGGGCCTCCTGACGGTTTACTACTTCAACCCTCACCCGGCAACCGAGCTCTTCTTCCCGGGAATAATCAAAGCGGCCGCCCTGGTGCTGTACAAGACGCACGTGGAGGTGGTGATGGAGCCATCTTGCAGCAAGGACAGCGGTCTGCAGGCCCGGGGCCAGCCCCACCTGCTGTACTCGGTGGAGGTGGCGGATCCCCGGAGGCTGACCCCCAGCCCCATGAAGAGCCAGTCTGCGGTGGACATACCCATGTCCCTCTTTTACACCACCTTCCCCTTCCACCTGCTCCTGGACCAGGACATGAGCCTGCTGCAGATCGGCGACGGCCTGCGGAGGCGCTTGAACCGCAAGGACGTCCAGAGGCGACCGCTCTTCGAGGAGCACTTCCTGATCCTGTCCCCACAAATCGCCAGCACCTTTCAAGGGATCTTAACCATGCTGAACACTCAGTTCATCTTACGAATAAAGCAGGCGGTTAATTCTGGCGATGGAACTGCTAAG CTCATGGACCTGAAAGGCCAGATGATCTTCATTTCTGAGTCAAACAGCATCCTGTTCCTGGGCTCGCCGTGCGTGGACAAGCTGGAGGAGCTGACCGGCCGGGGGCTGTACCTCTCCGACATCCCCATCCACAACGCTCTGCGCGACGTGGTCCTGGTGGGCGAGCAGGCCAAGGCCCAGGACGGGCTGAAGAAGAGGCTGGGAAAGGCTAAAGCCGCCCTGGAGCAGGCCCACCAGgccctggaggaggagaagcagaAGACCGTGGACCTGCTCTTCACCATCTTCCCTGGGGCTGTCGCCCGGCAGCTCTGGCAGGGGCAGCACGTCCGGGCGAAGAAGTTTGAGAACGTGACCATGCTGTTCTCAGACATCGTGGGCTTCACGGCCGTCTGCTCCCTGTGCACCCCCATGCAGGTGGTCACCATGCTGAGTGAGCTCTACACCAGGTTTGACCACCACTGTGGAGAGCTGGACATATACAAG GTGGAGACGATCGGGGACGCTTACTGCGTGGCCGGCGGGCTGCACAAGGAGAGCCAGACTCACGCCACGCAGATCGCTCTGATGGCCCTGAAGATGATGGAGCACTCCGACAGGGTCAGGACCCCCGCGGGGGAGCCAATCAAG atgcGAATTGGactccattctggctctgtcCTTGCTGGTGTGGTGGGGGTCAAAATGCCTCGTTACTGCCTCTTTGGGAACAACGTCACCCTGGCTAACAAGTTTGAGTCCTGCAGCCTTCCAGGAAAAATCAATATTAGCCCAACCACATACAG actgcTGAAAGGTCATCCAGAGTTCAGCTTCATTCCCAGGACCAGACAGGATCTGCCTCCGAACTTCCCTTCAGACATTCCTGGTGTTTGTTACTTCTTGGAAGCTTTTGATCAACAAACCAATGAGGCTATAAAAGACTAA